The sequence AGGTTGGTTaggtataaatatataaaattccaATGCAAAAGGAACAAAAATCAGAGAAAACTACCAAAGCATTAGAATTTAAAAGTTGGAATTCATAATGTTGAACCTGTCTATGGCTTCAAAAGTTAATTGGATGGAGAAAACTTCCATTACCATTGCCATTCATGGCATTCTCAACAAATATTAATACTACTGCATGGTCTTCTTTTAGTAATGCAATGTAAAGATTAGAATGTAAAGAATAGACAATAATTgactaaaaaaatgataaatttgtGATTCATATCCTTTcactatttaattttgtttcttttcaaattacactaataacttcatcatcattttcCAGTTCCTTAATTAACATTTCCATCATCTTCTTATACATAGGCATAAAGTGATCCTTAATCATAGTTCTAGAGAGTCGAAGTTTACTGTACAATTCTCTAGGTGTCTCGTATATACCGACATGTTCTTCATGGGGTCCCTCGTCATCTAAATTGTTAGAATCAGATTGAGGGACCGCAACAATGTGCATGATTCTGCCAGGGGGATAGAGATGGTGATTCTCTGATGCATCCGTCGACGAAATTGATGTAGTGCTCTCCACAGCATCGACCAATTTATTTTCCTCTTCAGTTATTTCTTTTGCTGCAGCTGCTTCTTCTGCCTCTGCCTCACTGTCAATTTTATTCTCCTGTCTCTGAAGCTCCTTCTCCAGTTCATACCACAACTCACCTTCAGTAATGTCCTCTGCAACAGATGAAGTGGTGACTCTCTCTGCAGGAATAAGCTGCTCCTCTTCATCCGTATCGTCGTGTCCTGATCCACCACTTGAAGAACTAGATTCTGCATTGTTCAGAACTATGTCTCTGGTAATGACTCCAACATCCAAAGATTCTGCCTTTTCGGCTATCAGAGAAACTTCAGGCAAATCCTCTTCTTTTGAATTCAATAACGGGCCCACATTTCGACGGCGTGCACCCATGCAAGACCATGATGATAAAGATGAGCGGGTTCTAACAACAGCTTCGGCAACATTCTGTGCACGCTTCATTACAACCTATTAACCATCAAGCACAAGGATTAGGACAAATGGAATAGATAGAAAAACTAGTCGAGCAGACAGATATAAAATTAGAGCACAGAACTGTGCAGCAACTAAAAAGACCAAACAAAAAGTAAAGAACCACCCACTTTTATTGCAACAtttcataaataaaacatttataGTCTCGTACAAAACCTTGCAAAAATGCAAAATATCAAAGGCATATCATTAATAGAATctgattgttaaagaaatatctTGACAAATTCCCAGAGCATTCGTGTAGTGGCACGGGTGCCTTGAGTAAGGTTCAACTTAGGCAGACCAAGTTTGGAACCCAGCCACTACACTAATTCCCCTATGTCACCTGGGACCTGGATGTGGGGGTATCCCTGAGGGATTAGTCGACTGGATACCCATGGGTTtatcaaaaagaaagaaagaaatatcTTGACAAAACATCACCTGTGTTCTGCTGGATACTGGTCTCAGAAGTGCACCGGCACCAGCAACCCTTGCTTTTGCACTAGCTATGGTTGGTAGACGAGAACCTACAGCAGTTGCAGAACGATAGACGACATTCAGTATCCTCGTGTGCTCAAGCTGGTCTCTCAAATCATTTAGCCAAGATGATGCTGTTACCTGATAAGTAATTGTAATCTACATATAAGGATTCCAACAAAACTTCATTGACAagaatttaacttcaattaaatgAATTTCATATCCAGAGAAACAATTAAAGCACCTCAGACCGAAGATCATCAATAGAAGCTGTTGAGAATGTGGGCACCAGATCAGAGCCATTGATGATACTTGTAATGAAGTGTTTCCCAGATTCTGCCAACTCCCATGTCATACAGGCAGCTGCaaaacgaaaaaattacaaTGCAAAGGTTACAGAGGAGaaaattgaattgaataaaattgtataaatttgaaaaaagttGAAATGCAGCACGTTTAGAAAGCAACACAACACTCGTTGTACAAGCTCTAGGAGATCAAGCCATTTATGATGTAACATAACAAAAGATAATCAAATTATAATATTGTACAAGCTCTAGGGGATCAAGCCATTTATGATGTAACATAACTAaagataatcaaatttaaatattGGACATGCCTGGGGCAAATGTGATGCAAGTGCTTGAGGAGAACTCCTTTTGTTCTCGAAAAATGTAAGTAAGTAGTGCAGCTGTACCACCACCAAGTGAATGTCCAACAACCTGAAAATGCAAACATCAAAAGTAACGCGTTAACAGAACATAGTAGATTATGGTGAAAGTGGCAGTTGAACAAAATCCCAACTATAATAAAGACAACTCAtaaatgtatatgttgtataattaatttattgtggAGTATACACTAGAGTTAGCTAATAGACAACCAAAGAAAAATCCTTACAAGACTATTAACATGGGAATCCGAGATATAAAGTACAGCAAATCCGGTAAGCAAAAGGCAATACAACAAAATTAGTCAAAACTAAGAAATGACATTACCTTAAGTTTATAGTCAGGATATTCACCAAGAGCCTTGAGCAGGCAAGGACTGCTAAGCTTAGCAATCCAGCGGGCTGCAGCAACCATCCCGCAGTGAGCATAACCAAGAACCAAGTTGCTAATCCCACCATCATGCAAAACCGAGTGGTGGAAAGGGACTACAGCACCAGTTGCTGCTGTTAACGTATCTTTGATACTATGAGTTCCGCGAATCAATAGAAGAAAGCATTTCGAATCTTTATCACGAATAATTGTGAAAGCAGGCATCAACAACTGCAAGCATTTGTTTCGttgattaaattaattcatttgtAAAGCATCAAATAAGAAATTGCCCAAAATATATTATAGAACTGATTGGAAGATTATGGGCAACAAAAATATTTCATAGAACTGGAAATTCTAGTTGGCATTCTCACATTTCAGCATTTTAATTCCAATTCTACATAATATACCTTTTAGACTACcactaaactaatataatttttct is a genomic window of Cannabis sativa cultivar Pink pepper isolate KNU-18-1 chromosome 9, ASM2916894v1, whole genome shotgun sequence containing:
- the LOC115722542 gene encoding uncharacterized protein LOC115722542, with translation MAAGTMATAAGAAVILYLVLSRRLSTKVEEDDDRSGGFTKSTRSFKRRLSRRPAQAPATWLESITTLSETLRFTYSETLGKWPIGDLAFGINYLMRRQGNLHVASVYAGSNSVRLKGPEIVSELNYYLRLLTLCIFFSKKPFPVFLESAGYSEEDVLLQKPKAGLLMPAFTIIRDKDSKCFLLLIRGTHSIKDTLTAATGAVVPFHHSVLHDGGISNLVLGYAHCGMVAAARWIAKLSSPCLLKALGEYPDYKLKVVGHSLGGGTAALLTYIFREQKEFSSSTCITFAPAACMTWELAESGKHFITSIINGSDLVPTFSTASIDDLRSEVTASSWLNDLRDQLEHTRILNVVYRSATAVGSRLPTIASAKARVAGAGALLRPVSSRTQVVMKRAQNVAEAVVRTRSSLSSWSCMGARRRNVGPLLNSKEEDLPEVSLIAEKAESLDVGVITRDIVLNNAESSSSSGGSGHDDTDEEEQLIPAERVTTSSVAEDITEGELWYELEKELQRQENKIDSEAEAEEAAAAKEITEEENKLVDAVESTTSISSTDASENHHLYPPGRIMHIVAVPQSDSNNLDDEGPHEEHVGIYETPRELYSKLRLSRTMIKDHFMPMYKKMMEMLIKELENDDEVISVI